Part of the Rhodothermus bifroesti genome, AGGCTGCCGAGGTCAACCCTCCAACAAGCTGCAACGCAAACCACCAGGTGAGCACAAAAGCTGCGGGCAAAGCCACAATGGGGAAAAAAAGCAGCAACGGGACAACCAGAAAGACCGTGGCTCGGGGAAACATCACGAGATAGGCCCCTAGCACACCTGAAATTGCACCACTGGCACCAATAGCCGGAACCGTGCTCTCCGGATTCATCAGCACGTGCGCCACACCCCCTGCTAAACCACTAAGCATATAAAACAGCAAGAAGCGTCCCGAACCTATCGTCCCTTCGAGTGACTTGCCGTAGACGTTCAAGTACAGCATATTGCCAATTAAATGCGCAAAGCCGCCGTGCAGAAACATAGACGTAAAGAGCGTCAAAAGCACCTCGGGTTGCGCGCGCCAGTTAAGCACCCAAGCCGGCACCGTCCCCCATCGGTAAAGAAAGGCCTCCAAGCGCGGCCCTTGAAGAAGCTCTACAAAGAAAAAAAAGACATTAAATCCAATGAGCGCATAGGTCACAAACGGATAGTGCCGCTCTGGAATGTTGTCGCCTATGGGAATCATGCTTGTCGTACTTGGCCAGCGGGACTATCGGAACGATACGGTAGGGGAACATATTCAACAGAAGGCCGCAGCCGCGTCGGTTGCGGATAGAGCGCCATGAGCGCGTAGATTTCAGGAGGCATATGGGTTGAAACGGGCAATCCAAGAGCACGAACATCCTCCACCCGCAGCGGATGATCGTGCGTCCACACGCCACGCGTCAGTAAGTGCGCCACTCGGGCAGCCTCTGCAGCCGACATTTTTCGCTCAAGCAACCGCTGCACACTGTGGGTAACCTGCGCCAAGGCCTTCTCGGCAACGTCAGCCAACATCAACGTCTCATCGCTTACATTTCCAACCCCTTTGCGGCGTACAGCAGCCACAATTGAAGCCGCGGCATACTGACCAATCTGCGGATCAACCGGCCCCAGCACAGCAAACGGATCCATCACAATTTCATCGGCAGCTAAGGCCAACAACGTCCCCCCACTCATGGCATAATGGGGCACAAAAACGGTTACTTTGGCCGGATGTTGGGCCAATGCCCAAGCAATCTGCTCCGCTGCCAGCACTAGCCCACCCGGAGTATGGACAATCAAGTCAATAGGACGATCAGGAGCCGTAAGGCGAATCGCACGAAGCACTTCCTCAGCATCCTCAATCGAAATAAAGCGATGAATTCCCACACCTAAAAACGATACCGTCTCCTGCCGATGGATTAGCGTAATGACCCGCGAGCCCCGCTTTTGCTCCAAACGACGCATCACCTGCGCACGCCTTGCCTCTAGGATTTGCTGGCGCAAAGCAGGTGTTAGGCTTGCCAGAATAAGAAACAGGAAAAAAAGATCATTCATAAGTTTAGCTACAACAAAAGGTTTTAAATGCCTGTTTCCCGCGTAAAGAAAACCGTACAGCAGCGCTTTCGACGCACTAGCCACACCAGCTGAGCAATGGGGCTATATTAAACGAGCTTCATAAGCTTTGCAAGCCATAGACGCGCGCGTGATCCTACAAGCGCTGGTGGTGTGCGCCACCTTGCCTTGCGATGCGAAATAAACCGGCAAAGGATGCTTTCTGCTTCGGGGAGCACATTGTCGAGGGCGGAAACAACCCTGCACAATGCTCCGGAGCTTTATAAAGCAGACAGGGCTTGTTTGCTTAACGCACTTTCACCATGGTCTTGGTGGTGCGAAAGCCT contains:
- a CDS encoding rhomboid family intramembrane serine protease, with protein sequence MIPIGDNIPERHYPFVTYALIGFNVFFFFVELLQGPRLEAFLYRWGTVPAWVLNWRAQPEVLLTLFTSMFLHGGFAHLIGNMLYLNVYGKSLEGTIGSGRFLLFYMLSGLAGGVAHVLMNPESTVPAIGASGAISGVLGAYLVMFPRATVFLVVPLLLFFPIVALPAAFVLTWWFALQLVGGLTSAAFTQVGGGVAYWAHIGGFVAGLFLIGLFRPRRRRVPFRYYGVPDRRYWEYWNG
- a CDS encoding SDH family Clp fold serine proteinase — its product is MNDLFFLFLILASLTPALRQQILEARRAQVMRRLEQKRGSRVITLIHRQETVSFLGVGIHRFISIEDAEEVLRAIRLTAPDRPIDLIVHTPGGLVLAAEQIAWALAQHPAKVTVFVPHYAMSGGTLLALAADEIVMDPFAVLGPVDPQIGQYAAASIVAAVRRKGVGNVSDETLMLADVAEKALAQVTHSVQRLLERKMSAAEAARVAHLLTRGVWTHDHPLRVEDVRALGLPVSTHMPPEIYALMALYPQPTRLRPSVEYVPLPYRSDSPAGQVRQA